From Desulfosporosinus sp. Sb-LF, a single genomic window includes:
- a CDS encoding flavodoxin family protein gives MNKKVLMLSGSPRKGGNSDLLCDQFMLGAKEAGNQAEKIFLRDKKIGYCTGCETCYDTHKCVQKDDMAEILEKMIAADVIVMATPVYFYTMDAQMKTLIDRTVPRYEEIAGKEFYFIVTAADSSKQSMERTLDGFRGFTFCLNGATEKGVVYGVGVWRKGDIDGSPTMQQAYEMGKTV, from the coding sequence ATGAATAAAAAAGTATTGATGCTGTCTGGCAGCCCGAGGAAAGGCGGAAACTCCGATCTACTTTGCGACCAGTTTATGCTTGGGGCAAAAGAAGCAGGCAATCAGGCAGAAAAGATTTTTTTGAGAGACAAAAAAATTGGTTACTGCACTGGGTGCGAGACCTGCTACGACACCCATAAGTGCGTTCAGAAGGATGACATGGCGGAAATTTTGGAGAAAATGATTGCCGCCGATGTGATCGTCATGGCGACGCCGGTGTACTTCTATACGATGGACGCACAGATGAAAACGCTGATTGATCGAACGGTTCCGAGATATGAGGAAATCGCTGGAAAGGAATTCTATTTCATAGTTACCGCCGCCGACAGCAGTAAGCAATCCATGGAAAGGACGCTTGACGGCTTTCGCGGATTTACGTTTTGTCTAAACGGTGCAACAGAAAAAGGTGTTGTCTACGGCGTCGGAGTATGGCGCAAGGGTGACATCGACGGTAGCCCAACCATGCAGCAGGCATATGAAATGGGAAAAACAGTCTAG
- a CDS encoding SDR family oxidoreductase, with translation MKEVMIWTGAGQIGMAIARRMGFGKKLVVGDKKLENAQTIAKIMNEAGFDVVPMEMDLSSRDSIRCLIAEAQKYGEISMFVNAAGVSPSQAPIEAILKVDLYGTAVLLEEVGRVIKDGGTGVTISSQSGHRMPALSAEVDEQLACTPAEELLKLEVLQPENIKDTLHAYQMAKRCNEKRVMAESIKWGDRGARINSISPGIIFTPLAIEEFNGPRGDFYKNMFDKCPAGRQGTADEVASVAELLMSPQGAFITGADFLIDGGATASYFYGLLKPQG, from the coding sequence ATGAAAGAGGTCATGATTTGGACCGGTGCCGGTCAGATTGGTATGGCTATTGCTAGAAGAATGGGCTTTGGCAAAAAGCTTGTTGTTGGCGATAAGAAGCTGGAGAATGCGCAGACTATTGCTAAAATTATGAATGAAGCGGGATTTGACGTGGTTCCGATGGAGATGGACCTCTCATCCAGAGATTCCATACGTTGCCTGATTGCGGAAGCACAGAAGTATGGTGAAATCTCCATGTTCGTTAATGCTGCTGGTGTTTCCCCCAGCCAGGCACCGATTGAAGCGATTTTGAAGGTGGATTTGTACGGCACTGCTGTTCTGCTAGAGGAAGTCGGGAGGGTTATTAAGGACGGTGGTACCGGTGTGACGATTTCCAGCCAGTCCGGTCACCGGATGCCTGCACTGAGTGCGGAAGTGGATGAGCAGCTGGCTTGCACTCCGGCTGAAGAGCTTTTGAAACTGGAAGTGCTTCAGCCAGAGAATATCAAAGATACCTTGCACGCTTATCAGATGGCGAAACGTTGCAACGAAAAGAGGGTTATGGCGGAATCTATTAAATGGGGTGACAGAGGTGCGCGAATCAATTCCATCTCTCCGGGAATCATTTTTACCCCGCTGGCCATTGAGGAGTTTAACGGCCCCAGAGGTGATTTCTATAAGAATATGTTTGACAAATGCCCGGCAGGCCGTCAGGGAACAGCAGATGAGGTAGCCAGTGTGGCAGAATTGCTGATGAGCCCGCAGGGAGCA
- a CDS encoding MerR family transcriptional regulator: protein MMIAEVSEKFVLSQDTLRYYERIGLIPSVNRNKSGIRDYTEEDCKWVEFIKCMRSAGLPIEVLIEYVGLFQQGDTTIEARKELFIEQRKQLITRMEDMKKTLERLDYKIATYEQVVVDKEKELKRSED from the coding sequence ATGATGATTGCCGAAGTAAGTGAAAAGTTTGTTCTTTCACAGGATACGCTCCGCTATTATGAGCGAATCGGACTGATTCCTAGTGTCAACCGCAATAAAAGTGGAATCAGGGATTATACGGAAGAAGACTGTAAGTGGGTCGAATTTATTAAATGTATGCGAAGTGCAGGTCTTCCGATTGAAGTATTAATTGAATATGTTGGGCTGTTTCAACAGGGTGATACGACCATTGAGGCCAGAAAAGAACTATTTATCGAGCAACGTAAGCAACTCATAACAAGAATGGAAGATATGAAGAAAACGCTGGAACGCCTGGATTACAAAATTGCAACATATGAACAGGTAGTGGTTGATAAAGAAAAAGAGCTAAAAAGATCGGAGGATTAG
- a CDS encoding cupin domain-containing protein, whose amino-acid sequence MFSKYFIGQAHLNMLTTTGVGIGNVTFEPKCRNNWHIHHKGGQILLVTAGRGWYQEWGKNVQELHPGDVVNIPAEVKHWHGAACDSWFAHLAVEVPAEGASNEWLEAVNDEEYNKL is encoded by the coding sequence ATGTTCAGCAAATATTTTATCGGTCAGGCACATCTGAATATGCTGACAACAACAGGCGTTGGTATCGGCAATGTGACGTTTGAGCCGAAGTGCCGCAACAATTGGCATATTCATCACAAGGGCGGTCAAATTCTGCTTGTAACGGCTGGTCGTGGCTGGTATCAGGAATGGGGCAAAAACGTGCAGGAACTGCATCCGGGCGATGTTGTGAACATTCCCGCAGAGGTTAAGCATTGGCACGGCGCGGCCTGCGACAGTTGGTTTGCACATCTGGCAGTTGAAGTTCCGGCAGAGGGCGCTTCCAACGAATGGCTTGAAGCTGTAAATGATGAAGAATACAACAAACTTTAA
- a CDS encoding flavodoxin family protein, whose protein sequence is MKVILVNGSPHANGCTYTALEEVAKTLNTEGIETQIFQIGIKPLAGCIACKTCAKTGRCAFSDRVNDFLDLAKGADGFIFGSPVHYAAAGGAITSFMDRAFYADLQAGRQSFCLKPAAVVVSARRAGTTATFDQLNKYFTISEMPIIASRYWNMVHGAVPEDVKKDLEGLQIMRVLARNMAWFLKCKEAGTKAGVQLPVKEDKIYTNFIRE, encoded by the coding sequence ATGAAGGTTATATTAGTTAACGGTAGCCCTCACGCCAATGGCTGTACTTATACTGCGCTGGAAGAAGTGGCAAAGACGCTAAATACCGAGGGAATTGAAACACAGATATTCCAGATCGGGATAAAACCTCTGGCCGGTTGTATTGCCTGCAAAACTTGCGCAAAAACCGGACGCTGCGCTTTTTCGGACCGTGTCAATGACTTCCTTGATCTCGCCAAAGGTGCCGATGGATTTATTTTTGGTTCTCCTGTCCATTATGCGGCCGCAGGCGGTGCGATTACTTCTTTCATGGATCGCGCATTTTATGCGGACTTGCAAGCAGGCAGACAGTCTTTTTGTTTAAAACCGGCTGCAGTCGTTGTTTCCGCCAGAAGAGCAGGGACAACCGCCACATTTGACCAACTCAATAAGTATTTCACCATATCGGAGATGCCGATTATTGCTTCTCGCTATTGGAACATGGTTCACGGTGCCGTACCGGAAGATGTGAAAAAAGACTTGGAAGGATTGCAGATCATGCGCGTGCTTGCCAGGAATATGGCGTGGTTTCTAAAGTGCAAAGAGGCTGGCACTAAGGCCGGCGTACAGCTCCCAGTGAAGGAAGACAAAATCTACACCAATTTTATTCGGGAATAA
- a CDS encoding carboxymuconolactone decarboxylase family protein — MAITENAKAYHEKMFPGYVSGFLKTDPEFIERFDNFAFDEVVGHDDLDDRTRFMAILATMLGCQGIDEFRAMLPAALNFGVTPVEAKEIVYQSVAYLGIGRVFPFLKAVNEVLEARGVALPLDGQATTTTENRRESGTQAQVDIFGDGMRDFWKSGPEESCHINHWLADNCFGDYYTRTGLNYKQREMITFCFLSAQGGCEPQLISHAAANMKLGNDKQFLIKVVSQCLPFIGYPRSLNALNCVNAAVKQFEK; from the coding sequence ATGGCAATTACGGAAAACGCGAAAGCGTATCATGAAAAAATGTTTCCCGGTTATGTTTCGGGGTTTCTGAAAACCGATCCAGAATTTATCGAGCGCTTCGACAACTTTGCATTTGACGAAGTGGTGGGTCACGACGATCTGGACGACCGCACCCGCTTCATGGCGATCCTGGCGACGATGCTTGGTTGTCAGGGTATCGACGAGTTCCGCGCTATGCTGCCCGCCGCGCTGAACTTCGGCGTGACGCCCGTGGAAGCAAAAGAGATCGTCTATCAGTCAGTGGCGTATCTTGGCATAGGGAGGGTGTTTCCGTTCTTAAAGGCGGTCAATGAGGTGCTGGAAGCGCGGGGCGTTGCGCTGCCATTAGACGGGCAGGCAACCACTACGACCGAAAACCGGCGTGAGTCCGGCACGCAGGCACAGGTTGATATCTTCGGAGATGGAATGCGGGATTTCTGGAAATCCGGTCCCGAGGAAAGCTGTCACATCAACCACTGGCTGGCGGATAACTGCTTCGGTGATTATTACACCCGCACCGGTTTGAACTATAAGCAACGTGAAATGATTACGTTCTGTTTTCTGTCCGCGCAGGGCGGCTGTGAGCCACAGCTGATCAGCCACGCTGCTGCCAATATGAAGCTGGGTAATGACAAGCAGTTTCTCATCAAGGTCGTTTCTCAGTGCCTGCCGTTCATCGGCTACCCACGCAGCCTGAATGCACTGAACTGTGTGAATGCAGCTGTAAAGCAATTTGAAAAATAA